In Lycium ferocissimum isolate CSIRO_LF1 unplaced genomic scaffold, AGI_CSIRO_Lferr_CH_V1 ctg285, whole genome shotgun sequence, a single genomic region encodes these proteins:
- the LOC132043795 gene encoding subtilisin-like protease produces the protein MMIQRSTMICTFIFSIALLLSFHLTIARRSDLQTYLVNVNKPDAGVLANSADLESYYNSFLPEEFAGTDVPSRIIHSYHHVAVGFAAKLSAEEVKAMKKKDGFVSARVEKILALHTTHTPNFLGLYQNYGFWQESNYGEGVIIGVLDTGITPGHPSFSDDNMPPPPATWKGKCEFTGNVTCNKKLIGARNFVGGSSDPPIDLDGHGTHTSSTAAGNFVDDANVFGNANGTAAGMAPLAHIAMYKVCTEGCSDVDILAGLDAAIDDGVDVLSLSIGGYSAPFYEDNIATGAFAAMQKGIFVSASAGNDGPLNSTLSNEAPWILTVGASTHDRKIMATALLGNGQEYDGESAFQPADFPHTLLPLVYPGLSDQEAALCSSGSLNNTNVKGKVVVCDRGGGVARLEKSQTVKDAGGAAMILVNLEIDGDGTFADPHVIPATHVSYTDGKKIKVYINSTSTPSAGILFKGTRIGFRISPSVSSFSSRGPNLASPGIVKPDIVGPGVNILAAWPVSVENKTSTDLTFNIISGTSMSCPHLSGIAALLKSAHRDWSPAAIKSAIMTTADQFNIEGKPILDQRDLPADVFAIGAGHVNPSKASDPGLIYDIKVENYIQYLCGLGYKEKDIGLLVQHTVKCSLQSSISEAELNYPSFSIILGPETQNYTRTVTNVGDASSTYAANITQIQGVDIVVEPATLVFTQVNQQATYSVSFTQTDEITDRFVQGAISWISNKYVVRSPISVKLE, from the coding sequence ATGATGATACAAAGATCAACCATGATTTGCACTTTTATCTTCTCTATTGCTTTATTGTTGAGTTTCCATTTGACGATTGCTCGACGTTCCGATTTGCAAACTTACCTTGTCAATGTAAATAAGCCAGATGCCGGAGTTCTGGCTAATTCAGCTGATCTAGAAAGCTACTACAACTCCTTTTTACCAGAAGAGTTTGCTGGCACGGACGTGCCATCACGCATTATTCACTCCTATCACCATGTGGCCGTTGGCTTTGCAGCCAAATTGTCAGCTGAGGAGGTAAAAgcaatgaaaaagaaagatggttttGTGTCCGCGAGGGTTGAGAAGATTTTGGCTTTGCATACAACGCACACTCCAAACTTTTTGGGGTTGTACCAAAATTATGGGTTTTGGCAAGAATCAAATTACGGTGAAGGGGTGATCATTGGAGTTCTAGACACTGGGATTACTCCGGGCCATCCTTCTTTTTCTGATGATAACATGCCACCTCCACCGGCAACATGGAAAGGGAAATGCGAGTTCACAGGAAATGTGACATGTAACAAGAAGCTCATTGGTGCGAGGAATTTTGTGGGAGGCTCAAGTGATCCACCTATTGATCTGGATGGCCATGGCACACATACTTCAAGTACGGCAGCTGGTAACTTTGTCGATGATGCAAATGTGTTTGGAAATGCCAATGGAACAGCAGCCGGCATGGCGCCACTTGCTCACATTGCCATGTACAAGGTGTGTACAGAAGGTTGTTCAGATGTTGATATATTGGCTGGACTGGATGCTGCAATAGACGATGGTGTTGATGTGCTATCTCTCTCCATTGGTGGATATTCCGCTCCTTTTTATGAAGATAATATTGCCACTGGGGCTTTTGCTGCAATGCAAAAGGGTATCTTCGTGAGCGCTTCTGCTGGTAATGACGGTCCACTAAATTCTACATTATCTAATGAGGCTCCTTGGATTCTCACTGTTGGCGCTAGCACCCATGATAGGAAGATAATGGCAACAGCTTTGTTAGGAAACGGACAAGAATACGATGGTGAATCAGCTTTTCAGCCTGCAGATTTTCCTCATACTTTATTGCCCTTGGTATATCCTGGCTTGTCCGATCAAGAGGCTGCACTTTGTTCATCAGGATCACTAAATAACACCAATGTCAAAGGCAAGGTTGTCGTGTGTGACAGAGGTGGCGGTGTAGCAAGACTTGAAAAAAGCCAAACGGTAAAGGATGCGGGTGGTGCTGCCATGATTCTTGTCAATCTAGAAATTGACGGAGATGGCACATTCGCCGATCCTCACGTTATTCCCGCGACACATGTGAGTTATACTGATGGAAAAAAGATTAAAGTGTACATAAATTCAACCTCGACACCCTCGGCAGGAATCCTTTTCAAAGGCACTAGAATAGGCTTTAGGATTTCACCATCTGTATCATCTTTTTCCTCCAGGGGACCTAACTTGGCAAGTCCAGGCATAGTCAAACCGGACATTGTGGGTCCCGGAGTGAACATACTTGCTGCATGGCCCGTCTCGGTGGAGAACAAAACCAGCACTGATTTGACATTTAATATCATCTCAGGAACCTCAATGTCTTGTCCTCACCTTAGTGGCATTGCAGCTTTGCTTAAAAGTGCTCACCGTGATTGGTCGCCAGCTGCTATTAAATCCGCGATAATGACCACAGCTGATCAGTTCAACATTGAAGGTAAACCCATCCTTGATCAGAGGGATCTACCTGCTGATGTTTTTGCCATTGGTGCCGGCCATGTTAATCCATCAAAAGCAAGTGATCCAGGACTTATTTATGACATCAAAGTTGAGAACTACATCCAATATCTATGCGGTCTAGGCTACAAAGAAAAAGATATTGGGCTACTTGTGCAACACACTGTCAAGTGTTCGCTACAATCAAGTATATCTGAGGCAGAACTGAACTATCCTTCTTTCTCCATTATACTTGGACCCGAGACTCAAAATTATACAAGAACAGTTACAAACGTTGGTGATGCAAGCTCAACTTACGCAGCTAACATCACTCAAATCCAAGGAGTTGATATAGTTGTCGAGCCCGCCACACTTGTCTTCACTCAGGTGAACCAACAGGCGACATATTCAGTATCATTTACCCAAACGGATGAAATCACCGACCGTTTTGTTCAAGGAGCTATATCATGGATCTCTAACAAGTATGTTGTTAGAAGTCCAATATCTGTTAAATTGGAATAA